A genomic segment from Candidatus Polarisedimenticolia bacterium encodes:
- a CDS encoding isoprenyl transferase produces the protein MIDMEGYIQKGSEEERLLRAIDPARLPRHVAIIMDGNGRWAKSRSLPRVAGHRAGITAVREVVETAARLGLQVLTLYAFSVENWKRPRREIDTLMELLKEFLARELNTLNRNNIRFEVIGRFHELGESVKKELRKGIEATRENTGLLFNIALSYGGRTEIVDACRRAMEEKASGEASWTELTEEVLSRYLYTAGQPDPDLLIRTSGELRVSNFLLWQIAYAEIWVTETLWPDFRRRQLLQAIVDFQKRERRYGRVVEESAPRHAPAKIGA, from the coding sequence ATGATCGACATGGAAGGCTACATTCAGAAGGGATCGGAGGAGGAGCGTCTCCTGCGGGCGATCGATCCCGCGCGCCTGCCGCGCCACGTCGCGATCATCATGGACGGCAACGGGCGCTGGGCCAAGTCGCGAAGCCTGCCGAGGGTCGCCGGCCATCGCGCCGGAATCACCGCGGTCCGCGAGGTCGTGGAGACCGCGGCCCGTCTCGGCCTTCAGGTGCTGACGCTGTACGCCTTTTCGGTGGAGAATTGGAAGCGGCCCCGCCGCGAGATCGACACGCTCATGGAGCTGTTGAAGGAGTTTCTCGCCCGGGAGCTGAACACCTTGAACCGGAACAACATTCGATTCGAGGTGATCGGGCGTTTCCACGAGCTCGGCGAAAGCGTCAAGAAGGAGCTGCGCAAAGGGATCGAGGCCACCCGGGAGAACACCGGGCTGCTCTTCAATATCGCCCTTTCCTACGGAGGCCGGACCGAAATTGTCGACGCCTGCCGGCGGGCGATGGAGGAGAAGGCCAGCGGCGAGGCCTCGTGGACCGAGCTCACGGAGGAAGTGCTGTCGCGCTACCTTTACACGGCCGGGCAGCCCGATCCCGACCTGCTCATCCGCACGAGCGGCGAGCTTCGGGTGAGCAATTTCCTGCTCTGGCAAATCGCCTACGCCGAGATCTGGGTGACGGAGACGCTCTGGCCCGACTTCCGCCGCCGCCAGCTGCTTCAGGCCATCGTCGATTTCCAGAAGCGCGAGCGGCGCTACGGCCGGGTGGTGGAGGAATCGGCTCCGCGCCACGCCCCGGCCAAGATCGGAGCCTGA
- a CDS encoding phosphatidate cytidylyltransferase gives MKRVLSAVVFLPLFIVLVRLPPRFFGILIAAACVLGILELYRLAELRGFHCNRPAGALLALAILYSFFGGFRLPLAVPLFAGLAVVPILSLLGRRPLGESLGSDAVTVFSALFLSTLLGYQLLLRNLGEEVGRDLVFFLYLVVWGGDAAAYYVGSLLGRHPLSPRVSPRKTVEGALAGAAGSVVAALSARAWFFQPLRAADAALAGLLLAAVGILGDLVESMWKRGSGLKDSASLVPGHGGMLDRCDSLLFGGPILYYYFLFWLR, from the coding sequence ATGAAACGCGTTCTCTCGGCGGTCGTATTCCTCCCTCTTTTCATCGTCCTGGTCCGCCTTCCGCCCCGTTTCTTCGGGATTCTGATCGCCGCGGCCTGCGTGCTGGGGATCCTGGAGCTCTACCGTCTCGCGGAGCTTCGCGGATTCCACTGCAACCGACCGGCGGGCGCCCTGCTGGCGCTGGCGATCCTCTACTCCTTCTTCGGCGGCTTCCGGCTCCCGCTGGCCGTGCCGCTGTTCGCCGGCCTCGCCGTGGTGCCGATTCTGTCGCTTCTCGGCCGCCGTCCCCTGGGGGAAAGCCTCGGCTCGGATGCGGTGACGGTCTTCTCCGCCCTCTTCCTGTCGACGCTTCTCGGTTACCAGCTCCTCCTGCGAAACCTTGGAGAGGAAGTGGGGCGGGACCTGGTTTTCTTTCTCTATCTGGTGGTGTGGGGCGGGGACGCCGCCGCCTATTACGTCGGCTCGCTGCTCGGCCGGCATCCTCTCTCGCCCCGCGTCAGCCCGCGGAAGACGGTGGAGGGAGCGCTGGCCGGCGCCGCCGGCAGCGTCGTCGCGGCGCTCTCGGCGCGCGCCTGGTTCTTCCAGCCGCTGAGGGCCGCGGACGCCGCGCTGGCCGGTCTTCTCCTGGCCGCCGTCGGCATCCTGGGCGATCTGGTGGAGTCGATGTGGAAGCGCGGCTCGGGCCTCAAGGACAGCGCCTCGCTGGTCCCCGGCCACGGCGGCATGCTGGATCGATGCGACAGCCTTCTCTTCGGCGGGCCGATCCTTTACTATTACTTTCTCTTCTGGCTGCGCTGA
- a CDS encoding 1-deoxy-D-xylulose-5-phosphate reductoisomerase: MSSRTRIAILGSTGSVGVQALDLISRFPDRFEVVALAARRNAALLAGQVERFHPRLAVLSDAKSSPEWVSRCASLGVEAATGEEGLRQVAAHPEADRVVCAIVGGAGLRPTLGAIQAGKTVALANKETLVMAGSLMLQEARRSGARLLPVDSEHCALHQCLRGERTDEVRRLILTASGGPFRLSTLSEMEEAGPEQALRHPTWEMGPKISVDSATLMNKGLEVIEAHWLFGIEPERIEVLLHPQSLVHSMVEMQDGSVICQMGTPDMRLPILYALTYPDRWVSPLPALDLAAAPALEFSAPDPVRFPCLSLAYRALAAGGTATTALNAANEIAVAAFLARRARLLDIPRVIEKVLEKHAPQPADSLSPILEADRESRRLAEEILMKGAAA; encoded by the coding sequence ATGTCGTCCCGGACGCGGATCGCCATTCTCGGATCGACCGGCTCGGTGGGAGTCCAGGCGCTGGACCTGATCTCGCGATTCCCGGACCGCTTCGAAGTGGTGGCCCTGGCGGCGCGGCGGAACGCGGCGCTCCTGGCCGGCCAGGTCGAGCGGTTCCATCCGAGGCTCGCGGTCCTATCCGACGCGAAGAGCTCTCCGGAATGGGTCTCCCGGTGCGCCTCCCTCGGAGTGGAGGCGGCCACGGGGGAAGAAGGCCTCCGGCAGGTCGCCGCGCATCCCGAGGCTGATCGCGTCGTCTGCGCGATCGTCGGCGGGGCGGGCCTCCGGCCCACCTTGGGCGCGATTCAAGCCGGCAAGACCGTCGCCCTGGCGAACAAGGAGACGCTGGTGATGGCCGGAAGCCTGATGCTGCAGGAAGCGCGGCGCAGCGGCGCGCGCCTCCTGCCGGTCGACAGCGAGCACTGCGCCCTGCATCAGTGCCTGAGGGGAGAGAGGACGGACGAAGTCCGCCGGCTCATCCTGACCGCCTCGGGAGGCCCGTTCCGGCTCTCCACGCTGAGCGAGATGGAGGAGGCGGGGCCCGAGCAGGCTCTCCGCCATCCCACCTGGGAGATGGGGCCGAAAATCAGCGTCGACTCCGCCACTCTCATGAACAAGGGCCTCGAGGTGATCGAGGCGCATTGGCTGTTCGGGATCGAGCCGGAGAGGATCGAGGTCCTGCTCCACCCGCAGAGCCTGGTCCATTCGATGGTCGAGATGCAGGACGGCTCGGTCATCTGCCAGATGGGGACTCCCGACATGCGCCTGCCGATCCTCTATGCGCTGACCTATCCCGATCGCTGGGTCTCGCCGCTGCCGGCGCTGGATCTCGCCGCCGCGCCGGCCCTGGAGTTCTCCGCCCCCGATCCCGTCCGGTTTCCCTGCCTGTCGCTGGCCTACCGGGCGCTCGCCGCTGGGGGGACCGCTACCACGGCGCTGAACGCCGCCAACGAGATCGCCGTCGCGGCGTTCCTGGCGCGTCGCGCCCGGCTCCTGGACATCCCGCGGGTGATCGAGAAGGTCCTGGAGAAACACGCGCCGCAACCGGCCGATTCGCTTTCCCCCATCCTCGAAGCCGACCGGGAGTCTCGCCGGCTGGCGGAGGAGATCCTCATGAAAGGCGCCGCCGCATGA
- the rseP gene encoding RIP metalloprotease RseP, whose product MSHFLSFQSLGAFAIVLGILILIHELGHFTVAKLLGIDVEVFSVGFGPRLFGVRRKGTDYRLSLLPLGGYVKMRGENPDESLAGDSGEFLSRPKVQRLAVLIMGATTNILAAIVLMTIVYRAGIPEPAYLTQPAVVGIVAPDSPASKAGIEPRDRIVKLGTKAIRNWGDLLMAVTLSPGQATTVTVDRAGKPLNRQIVLESITAYEIGYAGIFPVMTAQIKQIDAGSPAATAGLQAGDRILAVNGQEISHFEMASQVLRKSIGVPVRLTVQRGGRTSEMTVVPAGDSGQGRIGITWDPSTDEKIRQYPLPGALAASVSWNWKNVDLVFTTLRKLFTRQLSLRTMSGPIDIYKISGQTFREGWKPFLQFMALISLQLGVINLLPFPVLDGGHIFILFIEGLMRRDLSLKIKERLMQVGFYLLLLLMGTIVYLDIAKNSNNFERLKNFFQ is encoded by the coding sequence ATGAGCCATTTCCTGAGCTTCCAGAGCCTGGGCGCCTTCGCCATCGTCCTGGGGATCCTGATCCTCATCCACGAGCTGGGGCACTTCACCGTGGCCAAGCTTCTCGGGATCGACGTGGAGGTGTTCTCCGTCGGCTTCGGCCCGCGGCTGTTCGGCGTGCGCCGCAAGGGGACCGACTACCGGCTCTCGCTGCTGCCGCTCGGGGGGTACGTGAAGATGCGGGGAGAAAACCCCGACGAGTCGCTCGCCGGCGACTCGGGTGAATTCCTGTCCCGCCCGAAGGTTCAGCGCTTGGCGGTCCTCATCATGGGGGCCACGACGAACATCCTGGCGGCGATCGTCCTGATGACGATCGTCTACCGGGCGGGGATTCCGGAGCCCGCCTATCTGACCCAGCCCGCGGTCGTGGGGATCGTCGCCCCCGACTCCCCGGCGTCCAAGGCCGGGATCGAGCCGCGCGATCGGATCGTGAAGCTGGGCACGAAGGCGATCCGGAACTGGGGGGATCTGCTCATGGCGGTGACCCTGAGCCCGGGGCAGGCCACGACGGTGACGGTGGACCGGGCCGGAAAGCCGCTGAACCGGCAGATCGTCCTCGAATCGATCACGGCGTACGAGATCGGGTACGCCGGCATCTTCCCGGTGATGACCGCCCAGATCAAGCAGATCGACGCCGGCTCACCCGCCGCGACGGCGGGGCTGCAGGCCGGGGACCGGATCCTGGCGGTGAACGGCCAGGAGATCAGCCATTTCGAGATGGCGTCGCAGGTCTTGCGGAAGTCGATCGGCGTCCCGGTGCGCCTCACCGTCCAGCGCGGCGGTCGGACCAGCGAGATGACGGTCGTCCCGGCGGGGGACAGCGGCCAGGGCCGCATCGGAATCACCTGGGATCCCTCGACCGACGAGAAGATTCGCCAGTACCCGCTGCCCGGCGCCCTGGCCGCGAGCGTCTCGTGGAACTGGAAGAACGTGGATCTCGTCTTCACGACGCTGCGCAAGCTCTTCACCCGGCAGCTTTCGCTGCGGACCATGTCGGGCCCGATCGACATCTACAAGATCTCGGGGCAGACCTTCCGGGAGGGCTGGAAGCCCTTCCTTCAGTTCATGGCTCTGATCAGCCTTCAGCTGGGCGTGATCAATCTGCTTCCCTTTCCCGTCCTCGACGGCGGTCACATCTTCATCCTCTTCATCGAGGGGCTGATGCGTCGCGATTTGAGCCTCAAGATCAAGGAGCGGCTGATGCAGGTGGGGTTCTACCTCCTTCTCCTGCTGATGGGGACCATCGTCTACCTGGACATCGCCAAGAACTCCAACAATTTCGAGCGGCTCAAGAACTTCTTCCAATGA
- a CDS encoding alanine--glyoxylate aminotransferase family protein, with the protein MGHRPLLFTPGPTEVRPEILQAMARPVISHRGAPMEEMVRDIVAKARCIFMTEGTILLSSSSASGLMEGAVRNCIARRSLHLVGGAFGERWRQIAADCGFDPGVVQAEPGFAIRPERVEEALSRGDYDAVCVTHNETSTGVTHPLEAIARVVRARPGVLLMVDAVSSLGGIPVEVDRLGIDVCFASVQKALALPPGFALGAVSEAALERARARKGRGYYFDFIRLAEASAKGMPLATPSVSHLFALQAQFDHILAEGLPRRFARHAAMGERVRRWAREKFAVLAEPGFESDTVTCVANSRKIRVASFLESLKSRGYQISNGYGTLKEATFRIGHLGEHTLEGVEGLLAAMDEVLSG; encoded by the coding sequence TTGGGGCACCGACCGCTTCTCTTCACTCCGGGCCCGACCGAGGTGCGCCCGGAGATTCTGCAGGCGATGGCCCGCCCCGTCATCTCCCATCGGGGAGCCCCGATGGAGGAGATGGTCCGGGACATCGTCGCCAAGGCGCGCTGCATCTTCATGACCGAGGGGACGATTCTCCTGTCGAGCTCTTCGGCTTCGGGCCTGATGGAGGGCGCGGTGCGCAACTGCATCGCCAGGCGCTCGCTGCATCTCGTCGGCGGCGCGTTCGGCGAGCGGTGGCGGCAGATCGCCGCCGATTGCGGCTTCGATCCCGGCGTGGTGCAGGCCGAGCCCGGATTCGCGATCCGGCCCGAGCGGGTCGAGGAGGCGCTGTCGCGCGGCGACTACGACGCCGTCTGCGTCACCCACAACGAGACCTCCACCGGAGTGACCCACCCGCTCGAGGCGATCGCGCGCGTCGTCCGCGCGCGCCCCGGCGTCCTCCTGATGGTGGACGCCGTCAGCTCGCTGGGCGGCATCCCGGTGGAGGTGGATCGTCTCGGAATCGACGTCTGCTTCGCCTCGGTCCAGAAGGCGCTCGCGCTGCCGCCCGGGTTTGCCCTGGGCGCGGTATCGGAGGCGGCGCTGGAGCGGGCGCGGGCCCGCAAGGGACGCGGCTATTACTTCGATTTCATCCGGCTCGCGGAAGCCTCCGCCAAGGGGATGCCGCTCGCCACTCCCTCGGTGTCCCATCTCTTCGCGCTCCAGGCCCAGTTCGACCACATCCTCGCCGAAGGACTTCCCCGGCGCTTCGCGCGCCACGCGGCGATGGGGGAGCGGGTGCGCCGCTGGGCGAGGGAGAAGTTCGCGGTGCTCGCGGAGCCCGGCTTCGAGTCCGACACCGTGACCTGCGTCGCCAACAGCCGCAAGATCCGGGTGGCCTCCTTCCTGGAGTCCTTGAAGAGCCGCGGGTACCAGATCTCGAACGGCTACGGCACTCTCAAGGAGGCCACCTTCCGCATCGGGCACCTGGGGGAGCACACCCTCGAAGGCGTGGAGGGGCTGCTCGCCGCCATGGACGAGGTCTTGTCCGGATGA
- the serA gene encoding phosphoglycerate dehydrogenase translates to MSQRVVIADPVAPVCGEILSRAGLEVIALGRSGAASLREAISGAAGLVVRSETKVTDEVLAAAPALKVVGRAGTGVDNIDVAAATRRGIVVMNAPGENTIAAAEHTLSLMLSLARNIPRADRSLKAGKWDREKFLGVELLGKILGVVGLGKVGREVAARARAFGMEICGFDPFLPEEVVARLGFQMLALPDLIARADFLTVHVPLNAQTRRLIGPAELGRCKPGLRIVNCARGGIVDEQALEKALQDGRVAGAALDVFEKEPPGEDHPLVRRDTVVATPHLGASTLEAQEKVAARIAEQIVAYLERGSVAGAVNVEAIDPEVLRVLGPWLDLAERLGRLQSRMAHPAGEEVTIEFSGALLDHPVPALVAAFLKGYLQGIVTEPVNRVNAALLAREIGLRVNEVRSSDSSDYSSLITTRLRTGERVRTIAGTLFGKRDLRIVRLDDYDFDAVPSGEMLICSNDDRPGMVGSLGTILGEAGINIAQLSLGRDRSGGRAIAILNLDSPVAPDLLSRIRHLSGILWAEQVSI, encoded by the coding sequence ATGAGCCAGCGCGTCGTGATCGCCGATCCGGTCGCTCCCGTCTGTGGAGAGATCCTCTCCCGCGCGGGACTGGAGGTGATCGCTCTGGGGCGCTCCGGCGCCGCCTCGCTTCGGGAAGCCATCTCCGGCGCGGCGGGCCTGGTGGTGCGCTCGGAGACGAAGGTCACCGACGAGGTCCTCGCCGCGGCGCCCGCCTTGAAGGTGGTGGGCCGGGCGGGCACCGGGGTCGACAACATCGACGTCGCCGCCGCCACCCGGCGCGGCATCGTGGTGATGAACGCGCCCGGCGAGAACACGATCGCGGCCGCCGAGCACACCCTGTCGCTGATGCTCTCGCTGGCCCGGAATATCCCTCGCGCCGATCGCTCCCTCAAGGCCGGAAAGTGGGATCGCGAGAAGTTCCTGGGCGTCGAGCTCCTCGGCAAGATCCTCGGCGTCGTCGGCCTCGGAAAAGTCGGGCGCGAAGTGGCGGCCCGGGCCCGAGCCTTCGGCATGGAGATTTGCGGCTTCGACCCGTTTCTTCCGGAGGAGGTGGTCGCGCGACTGGGGTTCCAGATGCTCGCGCTTCCCGATCTGATCGCCCGGGCCGACTTCCTGACCGTTCACGTTCCGCTCAACGCCCAGACCCGCCGCCTCATCGGCCCGGCGGAGCTGGGGCGCTGCAAGCCCGGGCTGCGGATCGTCAACTGCGCCCGCGGCGGCATCGTGGACGAGCAGGCGCTGGAGAAGGCTCTGCAGGACGGAAGAGTGGCGGGGGCCGCCCTGGACGTCTTCGAGAAGGAGCCTCCGGGCGAGGATCATCCGCTCGTCCGCCGGGATACGGTGGTGGCTACGCCGCATCTCGGCGCCTCCACCCTCGAGGCCCAGGAGAAAGTGGCGGCCCGCATCGCCGAGCAGATCGTCGCGTATCTGGAGCGCGGCTCGGTGGCCGGGGCGGTGAACGTCGAAGCGATCGACCCGGAGGTCCTGCGCGTCCTCGGCCCCTGGCTGGATCTGGCGGAGCGGCTGGGGCGCCTGCAATCGCGGATGGCGCATCCGGCCGGCGAAGAAGTCACCATCGAGTTCAGCGGAGCCCTGCTCGACCATCCCGTCCCCGCCCTGGTCGCGGCCTTTCTGAAAGGATACCTGCAGGGCATCGTCACGGAGCCCGTGAACCGGGTGAACGCGGCCCTCCTGGCCCGCGAGATCGGCCTGCGGGTGAACGAGGTCCGCTCTTCCGACTCGAGCGATTACAGCTCCCTCATCACCACCCGTCTGCGGACCGGGGAGCGGGTCCGCACGATTGCCGGCACCCTGTTCGGCAAGCGCGATCTCCGGATCGTCCGCCTCGACGACTACGACTTCGACGCGGTCCCGTCGGGCGAGATGCTGATCTGCTCGAACGACGACCGGCCGGGGATGGTGGGGAGCCTGGGGACGATTCTGGGCGAGGCCGGGATCAACATCGCGCAGCTCTCGCTCGGCCGGGACCGCAGCGGCGGCCGGGCCATCGCCATCCTCAATCTGGACAGTCCCGTCGCCCCCGATCTGCTGTCCCGCATCCGCCATCTGAGCGGTATCCTCTGGGCCGAGCAAGTCTCCATCTAA